In Odontesthes bonariensis isolate fOdoBon6 chromosome 9, fOdoBon6.hap1, whole genome shotgun sequence, the following proteins share a genomic window:
- the tsr1 gene encoding pre-rRNA-processing protein TSR1 homolog: MVKMAANVEKQQGHRSGSYKQKNKGHKHGKHRTKGELERENKGRVSVTALTKKQRKEIKKMDRRHKANQLRRNKKDMVLTEKRRLGSRDGPPHLVAVVSLHAGVDAGAITKLLRGEGAGGVVQQEQCITGVSDSFGLILPRFKQRFIFLTQSTADMHSLLDVAKIADSLVFVLDSTEAWDSYGDHCLSCLFAQGLPSYALVCQGVSDIPVKKRVESRRTLSKIMEVRFPDARLFSLDSDQDATLLLRHLGSQRRRKLGFRSRRSHLLAQHVTFTPNSLAEGTGNGPTGMGTLCVSGYVRGHPLRVDRLVHISGHGDFQLSQIDAPSDPLPLNLAMRPTKAGKGDVEMQAGHENEAPVRVLMKADPSCRESLQAEAEVDPMDGEQTWPTESELLEAEEARKNKRVMKVPKGTSAYQATWIVDEDEEENGDLDEESSDDDDMMDDAMERDEHENNSQEPGSCCASDVDEEEEEEEEVCSTERGGADQRYDEHMDEAAEEEGLKRYREARSHEVFPDEVDTPLETPARVRFQRYRGLKSFRSSPWDPMENLPLDYSRIFQFQSFERTRHRILAEAAAEEEGAMDGWYVTLHINDVPLSVMESVQSGKPLVLVSLLPHEQKMSVMHVLVRRHPSNTEPIKSKEELVFHCGFRRFRACPTFSQHTAADKHKMERFLQQDAPTVVSVYAPITFPPAGVLLFKQRNDGIQDLVATGNLLSCDPQRVVLKRIVLSGHPFKINRRSAVVRYMFFNRDDIMWFKPVELRTKWGRRGHIKEALGTHGHMKCVFDNQLPSQDTVMMNLYKRVYPRWTYDPYVPLPLPWFKKEVTVNMDDIDME, translated from the exons GTAGAGTGTCGGTGACCGCTCTTACCAAAAAACAGAGGAAGGAGATAAAGAAGATGGACAGAAGGCACAAAGCTAACCAGCTACGCAGAAATAAGAAAGACATG GTCCTGACAGAAAAGCGGCGTCTCGGCAGCAGGGATGGCCCTCCTCATTTGGTTGCTGTTGTGTCCTTACATGCTGGAGTTGATGCCGGTGCCATTACCAAACTGCTACGTGGAGAGGGTGCTGGAGGGGTTGTACAACAGGAGCAGTGCATCACAGGTGTCAGTGACAGTTTTGGGCTGATTCTGCCTCGTTTTAAACAAAGGTTCATCTTTCTCACCCAGAGCACAG CTGACATGCACTCCCTGCTGGATGTTGCAAAGATTGCAGACAGCCTCGTGTTTGTGCTGGACTCCACTGAAGCTTGGGACAGCTACGGAGACCATTGTCTCTCCTGCCTCTTTGCCCAGGGTCTCCCCAGCTATG CGCTGGTGTGTCAGGGTGTGTCTGACATTCCTGTGAAGAAGAGGGTTGAATCCAGAAGAactttgtcaaaaatcatggaGGTCCGTTTCCCCGATGCCCGTCTTTTCTCTTTGGACTCTGACCAAGATGCCACCCTTCTTCTCAGACACTTGGGCTCTCAGAGAAGGAGGAAACTGGGTTTCCGTTCCAGACGTTCCCACCTTTTAGCACAGCATGTGACTTTTACACCCAACAGCCTCGCTGAGGGGACAGGCAATGGGCCTACCGGCATGGGCACCCTTTGTGTTTCTGGGTACGTCCGTGGCCATCCTCTGCGGGTTGACAGACTGGTGCACATCAGTGGACATGGAGACTTTCAGCTTAGTCAGATTGATGCTCCATCAGACCCTCTTCCCCTCAACCTAGCAATGAGACCCACAAAGGCTGGCAAAGGAGATGTTGAGATGCAG GCAGGCCATGAAAATGAGGCTCCAGTGCGGGTGCTCATGAAAGCAGACCCCTCCTGCAGGGAGAGTCTGCAGGCAGAAGCCGAAGTGGACCCCATGGATGGAGAGCAGACGTGGCCGACAGAATCAGAACTGCTGGAAGCTGAAG AGGCCAGGAAGAACAAACGTGTGATGAAGGTCCCCAAGGGAACGTCGGCGTACCAGGCCACGTGGATTGTtgatgaagatgaggaggagaatGGTGACTTGGATGAAGAAAGCAGTGATGACGACGACATGATGGATGACGCTATGGAGCGAGACGAACACGAGAATAACTCTCAG GAGCCTGGATCATGCTGTGCTTCAGAtgtggatgaagaggaggaggaagaagaagaagtgtgctCCACAGAGAGAGGCGGTGCAGATCAGCGGTATGATGAACACATGGAtgaagcagcagaagaagaaggccTTAAACGCTACCGGGAGGCACGATCCCATGAGGTTTTTCCCGATGAGGTGGACACACCCCTTGAAACTCCTGCCAGAGTCAG GTTTCAACGCTACAGGGGCCTTAAAAGTTTCCGCTCCTCACCCTGGGACCCCATGGAGAACTTGCCTCTCGACTATTCGCGCATCTTCCAGTTCCAGAGCTTTGAACGCACTCGGCACCGCATCCTTGCAGAGGCTGCAGCAGAAGAGGAAGGAGCCATG GATGGCTGGTATGTCACGCTGCACATTAATGATGTGCCTTTGTCTGTGATGGAGAGCGTCCAGTCTGGCAAACCTCTGGTGTTGGTGTCTCTCTTGCCTCACGAGCAGAAG ATGTCAGTGATGCATGTCTTGGTGCGGAGACACCCCAGCAACACGGAGCCAATCAAATCTAAAGAGGAGCTCGTGTTCCACTGTGGATTCCGAAGATTCAGGGCCTGCCCCACATTCTCTCAGCACACAGCCG CTGACAAGCATAAGATGGAGCGCTTCCTCCAGCAAGATGCCCCCACTGTGGTGTCAGTATATGCTCCAATCACCTTCCCCCCTGCAGGAGTCCTGCTATTCAAGCAAAGGAATGACG GCATCCAGGACCTTGTGGCCACAGGCAATCTGCTCAGTTGTGACCCTCAGCGTGTTGTGCTGAAGAGGATAGTACTGAGCGGACACCCATTCAAAATTAACAGGCGCTCTGCAGTTGTTCGTTACATGTTCTTTAATAGAG ATGACATCATGTGGTTCAAACCAGTGGAGCTGCGGACAAAGTGGGGTCGGAGAGGCCACATCAAGGAGGCTTTAG GAACACATGGTCACATGAAGTGTGTTTTTGATAATCAGCTGCCCTCTCAAGACACAGTCATGATGAATTTGTACAAGAGGGTGTATCCTCGCTGGACATATGACCCATACGTGCCTTTACCGTTACCTTGGTTCAAGAAAGAGGTCACTGTGAACATGGATGACATTGACATGGAATAG